One part of the uncultured Bacteroides sp. genome encodes these proteins:
- a CDS encoding PNGase F N-terminal domain-containing protein, whose protein sequence is MNKNSFLSCVNAFIALLFFVLVVCGQKLSASNHNTEFVIKPFNETSVCFNSNDYPDKVWEGDGLIRLDHGRIVLKKIRVPKFKQNIVISAKVKLTSNGDRWDKSGSCFVIPASSVINLIEVAAGRAKYPDVDSTKLEHFKGIVPGENFSPNVELMRFMTPFGVGYFSKMDSVTAERRKPVYIDEFAPYAEWEQNITDLYPLLKDDVYVGAFIDTWTKDGYKISLELDFKESTLKCDKLPKRKVLPLVNTVYYYGQSIPDLFARKSLSIPFTLPKNAKNIRLNYITTGHGGHDGGDEFVKKENIVSIDGHEVICFIPWRNDCASFRRFNPSTGVWLQKRTASYISEEGKRAEKEIEEPIASSDLSRSNWCPGSVVAPYSVLLENLSPGDHILNIAIPKAQASEGDKMNHWLVSAYIVWDE, encoded by the coding sequence ATGAATAAAAACTCATTTCTATCGTGCGTCAATGCTTTTATAGCTCTGTTATTTTTTGTATTGGTTGTTTGTGGGCAAAAACTTTCTGCTTCAAATCATAATACAGAATTTGTCATCAAACCATTTAACGAAACTTCTGTATGTTTCAATTCTAATGATTATCCTGATAAAGTGTGGGAGGGAGATGGATTGATTCGACTCGATCACGGACGAATTGTGCTTAAGAAAATTCGTGTACCTAAGTTTAAGCAGAATATTGTTATATCAGCAAAGGTGAAATTAACTTCTAATGGTGATCGATGGGATAAGAGTGGGTCGTGTTTTGTAATTCCGGCTTCATCTGTAATTAATCTGATTGAAGTAGCGGCTGGACGTGCAAAATATCCAGATGTTGATTCAACTAAACTAGAACATTTTAAGGGAATTGTTCCAGGCGAAAATTTCTCTCCTAATGTTGAACTTATGCGTTTTATGACTCCTTTCGGGGTTGGTTATTTTAGTAAAATGGATAGTGTTACTGCAGAGAGGAGAAAACCTGTATACATAGATGAATTTGCACCGTATGCTGAATGGGAACAGAATATTACTGATCTTTATCCACTTTTAAAAGATGATGTTTACGTAGGCGCTTTTATTGATACCTGGACAAAAGATGGGTATAAAATATCTTTGGAACTGGATTTCAAAGAAAGTACTTTGAAGTGCGATAAACTGCCTAAAAGAAAAGTTCTGCCATTGGTGAATACTGTTTATTATTACGGCCAGTCAATACCCGATTTGTTTGCCCGTAAGTCTTTGAGTATTCCTTTCACTTTGCCAAAGAATGCAAAAAATATTCGGCTGAATTATATTACCACCGGGCATGGGGGGCATGATGGCGGAGATGAATTTGTGAAGAAAGAGAATATAGTATCGATTGATGGACATGAAGTTATCTGCTTTATTCCATGGAGAAACGACTGTGCATCTTTCAGGCGCTTTAATCCATCAACAGGTGTCTGGTTGCAGAAGCGTACTGCTTCTTATATATCAGAAGAGGGTAAACGTGCAGAAAAGGAAATAGAAGAACCGATTGCTTCTTCGGATTTATCTCGTTCAAATTGGTGTCCAGGAAGTGTCGTTGCTCCATATTCTGTTTTATTAGAAAATTTATCTCCTGGAGATCACATATTGAATATAGCGATTCCAAAAGCACAAGCTTCTGAAGGCGACAAAATGAATCACTGGCTTGTTTCAGCATATATAGTTTGGGATGAATAA
- a CDS encoding dihydrodipicolinate synthase family protein translates to MEKIQGLIDAPFTPFYENGEVNYEPIDAYCGMLVKNGLQGVFINGSSGEGYMLNDEERMKLAERWVSVAPKGFKVIIHVGSTCVKSSRLLAEHAQKIGAWGIGAMAPPFPKVGRVEELVKYCEEIACGAPDLPFYFYHIPAFNGAFLPMVSFLEAVDGSIPNFAGIKYTFESLYEYNQCRLYKGGKFDMLHGQDETILPCLAMGGAQGGIGGTTNYNGKELVGIIDAWKAGDIETAREKQNFSQEVINVICHYRGNIVGGKRIMKLIGLDLGKNRTPFQNMTDAEEVAMKAELEAINFFDRCNKF, encoded by the coding sequence ATGGAAAAAATTCAAGGATTAATTGACGCTCCCTTTACTCCGTTTTATGAAAATGGAGAGGTGAATTACGAGCCAATTGATGCATATTGCGGTATGCTCGTAAAGAATGGACTACAAGGGGTCTTTATTAATGGATCATCAGGTGAAGGATATATGCTTAATGATGAAGAGCGAATGAAGCTTGCAGAGCGTTGGGTATCTGTTGCTCCAAAAGGCTTCAAAGTAATAATTCATGTTGGAAGTACTTGCGTAAAATCTAGTCGTTTGCTGGCAGAGCATGCACAAAAAATCGGAGCATGGGGTATTGGTGCGATGGCACCTCCTTTTCCAAAAGTTGGTAGAGTAGAAGAGTTGGTTAAGTATTGTGAAGAAATAGCTTGTGGTGCACCTGATCTTCCTTTCTATTTTTATCATATTCCTGCATTTAACGGTGCTTTTCTTCCAATGGTTTCTTTCCTGGAAGCAGTAGATGGGAGCATTCCTAACTTTGCTGGAATTAAGTATACTTTCGAGAGCCTTTATGAATATAATCAGTGCCGTCTATATAAAGGTGGCAAATTTGATATGCTTCATGGACAAGATGAAACCATTTTGCCTTGTCTGGCAATGGGAGGTGCGCAAGGTGGCATCGGAGGTACAACTAATTACAATGGAAAAGAGCTTGTTGGCATTATTGATGCATGGAAAGCTGGTGATATTGAAACTGCTCGTGAAAAGCAAAACTTCTCTCAAGAGGTAATCAATGTGATTTGTCATTATCGTGGTAATATAGTAGGTGGAAAGCGCATCATGAAACTGATCGGATTAGATTTAGGTAAGAACCGTACTCCATTTCAAAACATGACTGATGCAGAAGAAGTAGCAATGAAAGCTGAACTTGAAGCTATCAACTTCTTTGATCGTTGCAATAAATTCTGA
- a CDS encoding AGE family epimerase/isomerase yields the protein MENVNEYLSQWANVYRQDLTTNIMPFWLKYGLDRVNGGVYTCVDRVGTLIDSTKSVWFQGRFAFVCAYAYNKVEKKPEWLAAAKSTIDFIEQHCIDIDGHMFFEVTATGEPIRKRRYVFSETFAAIAMSEYSLASGDKSYAEKALKMYHNIQRLISTPGLLPSKYCENVHIQGHSLTMILINTASRIREAINAPELTEQIDKSVMKLRNDFMHPEFNALLETVGPNGEFIDTINGRLINPGHCIETAWFILEEANLRDWDKELVDTALTILDWSWKWGWDETYGGITNFRDCKNYPSQDYAHNMKFWWPQCEAIIATLYAYEATKDEKYLDMHKQISDWTYSHFPDKEYGEWYGYLHMDGSVSQPAKGNLFKGPFHIPRMMIKCYDLCNEILK from the coding sequence ATGGAAAATGTAAATGAATACTTATCCCAATGGGCAAATGTTTATCGCCAGGACCTGACAACCAACATTATGCCTTTTTGGTTAAAGTACGGTCTTGACCGTGTGAACGGTGGCGTATATACATGCGTAGATAGAGTTGGAACACTTATTGACTCTACTAAATCTGTTTGGTTTCAAGGGCGTTTTGCTTTTGTCTGCGCATATGCATATAATAAAGTAGAAAAAAAACCGGAATGGTTGGCTGCTGCAAAAAGCACAATTGATTTTATAGAACAACACTGTATAGATATAGACGGACACATGTTCTTTGAAGTAACAGCTACGGGTGAACCTATAAGAAAGCGCCGTTACGTTTTTTCTGAAACTTTTGCGGCTATTGCAATGTCTGAATATTCTTTAGCCTCAGGTGATAAGAGCTATGCAGAAAAAGCGTTAAAAATGTACCATAATATACAACGCTTAATTTCAACTCCGGGGTTGCTACCTTCTAAGTATTGTGAAAATGTGCATATACAGGGACATTCTTTAACCATGATTTTAATCAATACAGCTTCTCGTATACGTGAAGCAATTAATGCTCCTGAGTTAACAGAGCAAATTGACAAATCTGTGATGAAGCTCCGCAACGATTTTATGCATCCTGAATTCAATGCATTGTTGGAAACTGTTGGACCAAATGGTGAATTTATTGATACCATCAACGGACGTTTGATTAATCCGGGACACTGCATTGAAACTGCTTGGTTCATATTGGAAGAAGCTAACCTCCGTGACTGGGATAAAGAATTAGTGGATACTGCTTTGACAATTTTAGACTGGTCATGGAAATGGGGATGGGACGAAACTTATGGAGGAATAACTAATTTCCGGGACTGTAAGAATTACCCTTCTCAGGATTATGCTCATAATATGAAATTCTGGTGGCCACAGTGCGAAGCTATTATTGCTACACTTTATGCTTATGAAGCAACAAAGGATGAGAAATATTTAGATATGCACAAACAAATAAGTGACTGGACATATTCTCATTTTCCTGATAAAGAATATGGAGAATGGTATGGCTATTTACATATGGATGGTTCTGTTTCACAACCGGCAAAAGGAAATCTTTTTAAAGGGCCTTTTCATATTCCTAGAATGATGATAAAGTGTTATGATTTGTGTAATGAAATTCTGAAATAG
- a CDS encoding TonB-dependent receptor: protein MRKFLLLMCFLLSLNVMAQKQTVTGQVTDETNQPVLGASVSEVGNPTNGTITDFDGKFSLVVNPKGEISVTYIGYEKLIVSIKGQKNLEIKLKPTSTVLDEIVVTGYSGTQLRSKSTNSIAKVSNEKLSVGVYSNPAQALSGAVSGLRVVQTSGNPGATPSIILRGGTNLDGSGSPIVIVDGQIRASLSDINPEDIADMQVMKDAGATAIYGARANNGVILITTKKGKSGSSEINVKAKVGINYLNTPYEFNNASDYLYWMRTAYARSSNMWQHADGTPGAGYVSSSSLSGNYPYGTGNKYFASDGVTPLKNSNSAIWSTMFLDDTNKFLLDKGWKTMKDPITGKELIFKDTDVASYNLKNPSITQDYNINMSGGNDKGHYYAGFGYNHSEGLPIDSYYDRYSFIFNGDYKIRDWLTSYSSLNYNRANWQSMPGSNTSEANYFGRIMSMPPTVRFEDEEGNLMLGNASADGNQRYQSDKFIRDNQTDKFTMNQAFKLDFTKGLYLKLSANWYYSEGMYESFNKDYYSNPVNIVSTRSSSASYDRTFDQTYNAIMNYEHQFGDHYVTAMLGSEYYNSYSRGFSAAGQGAATDDFQDLGLTSSKENMRSIDSYHNRQRILSFFGRVNYDYASKYLLSLVVRRDGYSKLIDNRWGTFPGLSAGWIFSKENFMNSLSDVISFGKLRASYGLNGNVSGIGSYDLQGAYATSTNYNGNATFIMSGVPNPTLRWEKSKTFEFGLDLSYLNNRYSTNFTVYNRLTDDKYARISLPISSGISGITTNNGRFRNRGVEIELAAKPIQTKTWNWSMNANISYNKNVIVKLPNNGLEKNRQDAYQVYTGNGNDKMWVGGYQEGNEPGVLYAYQAEGIYKSYDEIPDIMVDRGGGSSACVLYGKTSWANLTDAQKGSGETGASKVKALPIQPGDVKWKDVNGDGIIDNYDLVKVGNTTPHWLGGFTSTLSWKGLSLFVALDYALGFKIYDNTTPWFLGNMQGTYNMTTDVKKTWSETNPNGTLPKYYWADQLGKSNYYRTSTMFAYDGSYVAFREISLSYSLPKSIINKAKLERVDLSVTGQNLGYLTQCKTITTPEAGTGAGSGYGLPRTLLFGVNVTF from the coding sequence ATGAGGAAGTTCTTATTATTGATGTGCTTTTTGCTGTCACTAAACGTGATGGCTCAAAAGCAGACTGTAACTGGTCAAGTTACTGATGAAACTAATCAACCAGTACTTGGTGCTAGTGTATCTGAAGTGGGGAACCCAACAAACGGTACTATTACCGATTTTGATGGAAAATTCTCACTGGTCGTAAACCCGAAAGGGGAAATCTCTGTGACTTATATTGGCTATGAAAAACTAATCGTAAGTATTAAAGGACAAAAGAACCTGGAAATTAAACTTAAGCCTACTTCTACTGTGTTGGATGAAATTGTAGTAACCGGATATTCAGGAACACAGCTACGTTCAAAGTCTACAAACTCCATTGCAAAAGTAAGTAATGAGAAATTGAGTGTTGGTGTTTACTCCAATCCTGCACAAGCTCTTTCTGGAGCGGTTTCGGGATTGAGGGTTGTTCAGACTTCTGGTAATCCGGGAGCAACTCCATCTATTATACTTCGTGGTGGTACAAATCTTGATGGTAGTGGTTCTCCTATTGTGATTGTTGATGGACAAATTCGTGCTAGTTTGAGTGACATCAACCCTGAGGATATTGCAGATATGCAAGTGATGAAAGATGCCGGAGCTACAGCAATTTATGGAGCACGTGCTAATAATGGTGTAATCCTTATTACTACAAAGAAAGGAAAATCAGGTAGCTCAGAAATTAACGTTAAGGCTAAAGTCGGTATCAATTATCTGAATACTCCTTATGAATTCAATAATGCTTCCGATTATCTATATTGGATGCGTACTGCTTATGCCCGTTCTTCCAATATGTGGCAGCATGCTGATGGAACCCCGGGTGCTGGATATGTTAGTTCTAGTAGTCTTTCAGGTAATTATCCTTATGGAACGGGTAATAAATATTTTGCATCAGACGGAGTTACTCCTTTGAAGAACAGTAATAGTGCTATTTGGAGTACAATGTTCTTGGATGATACAAACAAATTCCTGTTGGATAAAGGATGGAAAACTATGAAAGATCCTATTACAGGAAAAGAGTTGATTTTTAAAGATACAGATGTTGCTTCTTATAATCTTAAAAACCCATCAATCACACAAGATTATAATATTAACATGTCTGGTGGTAACGATAAAGGTCACTATTATGCAGGCTTTGGCTATAATCATTCTGAAGGTCTTCCTATTGACTCTTACTATGATCGTTATTCTTTTATTTTCAATGGCGATTATAAAATAAGAGATTGGTTGACTTCATACTCAAGTTTGAACTATAACCGTGCAAACTGGCAGTCAATGCCCGGCTCCAATACATCAGAGGCTAACTACTTTGGTCGTATTATGTCTATGCCTCCAACAGTTCGTTTTGAAGATGAAGAGGGAAATCTGATGTTAGGTAATGCCTCTGCAGATGGTAATCAACGATATCAGTCAGATAAGTTTATTCGCGATAACCAAACGGATAAGTTTACTATGAATCAGGCTTTTAAACTTGATTTTACAAAAGGACTTTATTTGAAACTGTCTGCTAACTGGTACTATAGTGAAGGAATGTATGAGTCTTTTAATAAAGATTATTATAGTAATCCTGTTAACATCGTATCAACCCGTTCTTCTTCTGCATCTTATGATCGTACTTTCGACCAAACTTACAATGCTATTATGAACTATGAACACCAGTTTGGCGATCATTATGTAACAGCAATGCTTGGTTCTGAATATTACAATTCATATTCTCGTGGATTCAGCGCAGCCGGACAAGGAGCTGCTACAGATGATTTTCAGGATCTGGGATTAACATCTTCAAAAGAAAATATGCGTTCTATTGATTCTTATCATAATCGTCAACGTATTCTTTCTTTCTTCGGACGTGTTAACTATGATTATGCAAGTAAATACCTTTTGTCATTAGTTGTTCGTCGTGATGGATATTCTAAACTGATTGACAATCGTTGGGGTACTTTCCCTGGTCTTTCTGCCGGATGGATATTCTCTAAAGAAAACTTTATGAATTCATTGTCTGACGTTATATCATTTGGTAAATTACGTGCCAGCTATGGTTTGAATGGTAACGTTTCAGGTATTGGAAGCTATGACTTGCAAGGAGCTTATGCTACATCTACAAACTACAACGGAAATGCAACGTTTATTATGAGTGGTGTTCCTAATCCTACTCTTAGATGGGAAAAATCTAAAACATTTGAATTCGGTTTAGACCTGAGTTACTTGAATAATCGCTATTCTACAAACTTTACGGTATATAATCGTTTAACTGATGATAAATATGCAAGAATTAGTTTGCCTATCTCGTCTGGTATCAGCGGTATTACTACAAACAATGGCCGATTCCGTAATCGTGGTGTTGAAATAGAACTTGCAGCAAAACCTATTCAGACTAAAACATGGAACTGGAGTATGAACGCTAATATTTCTTATAACAAGAATGTTATCGTTAAGTTACCAAATAACGGATTGGAAAAGAACCGTCAGGATGCATATCAGGTATATACCGGAAATGGCAATGATAAAATGTGGGTAGGTGGTTACCAGGAAGGTAATGAACCTGGCGTTCTTTATGCTTATCAAGCCGAAGGTATCTATAAAAGCTACGACGAAATTCCAGACATTATGGTAGATAGAGGAGGAGGTAGCTCTGCTTGTGTTCTTTATGGAAAAACATCATGGGCGAATTTAACTGATGCTCAAAAAGGTTCAGGTGAAACTGGTGCATCAAAAGTAAAAGCATTACCTATCCAACCGGGTGATGTAAAATGGAAAGATGTAAATGGTGATGGTATTATTGATAATTATGATTTGGTAAAAGTGGGTAATACAACTCCTCACTGGTTAGGTGGTTTCACTTCTACACTTTCATGGAAAGGTCTTTCACTGTTTGTTGCTTTAGACTATGCTTTGGGCTTTAAAATATATGATAATACAACACCTTGGTTCTTAGGAAATATGCAAGGTACATATAACATGACTACAGATGTAAAGAAAACATGGTCTGAAACTAATCCAAACGGAACATTACCAAAATATTACTGGGCTGACCAGTTAGGTAAGAGTAATTACTACAGAACCTCAACTATGTTTGCATACGATGGTTCTTATGTGGCTTTCCGTGAAATATCTCTTTCTTATTCTTTACCAAAGAGTATCATTAACAAAGCTAAACTTGAGAGAGTGGATCTTTCTGTTACCGGACAGAATCTTGGTTATCTTACACAGTGTAAGACTATCACAACTCCGGAAGCAGGAACAGGAGCAGGCTCGGGATATGGACTTCCACGTACGCTTTTGTTTGGTGTTAATGTAACATTCTAA
- a CDS encoding RagB/SusD family nutrient uptake outer membrane protein encodes MKTIKSIIFSCAVLVTSAFYTSCNELELSPIDYYASGNFWNTVPQVQAYLNGMHMDLRSTSFNRNYVLGEARGGTSKSGTSSLNTSINYDRIKENNLDASNSGTSSWAGLYGNIFDCNLVIQKVEGTALHQENKAVIDYALAQAYGIRAMYYFYLYRTYGGVPLIDRVKVLDGKVSPEDLYTGRSTPKQVMDFIKADLQKSLDYFGTNETINGTKSFWSKAATTMLSAEVYLWSAKVSLGDQAPAAGDLTKAETYLNTIKNDSRFGLLPSYSTIFSAVSTDKGNKEIIFTIRYAEGEATNSAGEFVYANPNGGFIGTVYGRNNKVIATDTLNLKGSGWQRNEYMPSLWQAFNANDSRRDATFLEFYKADGSLMGTVLKKNLGFVNASNVRIFCGDEPMYRYADVLLLLAEVENMKGGDVAQYINQVRARAYGAKWDATLYGYTNSDFKTNELAILHERDLEFVNEGTRWFDVCRMKDAKDGKPLVFDAAASYKGTPILNYATEKYKLLWPVDVATLNADPNLKQTPGYTDLNQETESW; translated from the coding sequence ATGAAAACAATAAAATCAATTATATTTAGCTGTGCGGTGTTAGTCACCTCGGCTTTTTATACTTCTTGCAATGAACTGGAGTTGTCGCCTATAGATTACTATGCAAGTGGTAATTTCTGGAATACTGTACCTCAGGTACAAGCATACTTAAATGGTATGCATATGGATTTGAGAAGTACTAGCTTTAACCGTAATTATGTTCTTGGTGAAGCACGTGGTGGAACTAGCAAATCAGGAACTTCTTCTTTGAATACCTCTATTAACTACGATAGAATTAAAGAAAATAACCTGGATGCTTCCAATTCCGGAACTTCTTCCTGGGCCGGATTATATGGCAATATTTTCGATTGTAATCTTGTTATTCAAAAAGTAGAGGGAACAGCTTTACATCAGGAAAATAAAGCTGTTATTGACTATGCACTTGCTCAGGCTTACGGTATCAGAGCGATGTACTATTTCTATTTGTACAGAACGTATGGAGGTGTGCCGTTAATTGACCGTGTGAAGGTCCTGGATGGAAAGGTTTCTCCTGAAGATCTTTATACAGGAAGATCTACCCCTAAACAAGTGATGGATTTTATCAAAGCTGATTTGCAGAAATCTCTGGATTATTTCGGTACTAACGAAACAATCAATGGAACTAAATCTTTCTGGTCTAAAGCTGCAACTACCATGTTGTCTGCTGAAGTTTATTTGTGGTCGGCAAAGGTTTCTCTTGGAGATCAGGCTCCTGCAGCTGGTGATTTAACAAAAGCTGAAACATACCTGAATACAATTAAGAACGACTCTCGTTTTGGATTATTACCTTCTTACAGTACTATTTTCAGTGCTGTTTCTACAGACAAAGGAAATAAGGAAATAATCTTCACTATCAGATATGCAGAGGGAGAAGCAACTAATTCTGCAGGTGAGTTTGTTTACGCTAATCCGAATGGAGGTTTTATCGGTACGGTTTATGGACGTAATAATAAGGTTATTGCTACCGATACTCTTAATCTGAAAGGTTCTGGCTGGCAAAGAAATGAATACATGCCATCACTTTGGCAGGCATTTAATGCCAACGACTCAAGACGTGATGCTACTTTCCTTGAATTCTATAAAGCAGACGGATCTTTGATGGGAACTGTTTTGAAAAAGAATCTGGGCTTTGTAAATGCAAGCAATGTTCGTATTTTCTGTGGTGATGAACCAATGTACAGATATGCAGATGTATTGTTGCTATTGGCTGAAGTCGAAAATATGAAGGGTGGCGATGTTGCTCAATATATTAATCAGGTTCGCGCTCGTGCTTATGGTGCTAAATGGGATGCAACTCTATATGGATATACAAATTCAGACTTCAAAACAAATGAGCTTGCTATTCTTCATGAAAGAGATCTTGAGTTTGTAAATGAAGGAACTCGCTGGTTTGATGTTTGCAGAATGAAGGATGCCAAAGATGGTAAACCTTTGGTATTTGATGCTGCAGCTTCTTATAAAGGAACTCCTATTCTGAATTACGCTACAGAAAAGTATAAATTATTGTGGCCTGTGGATGTAGCAACATTGAATGCTGACCCTAATCTGAAACAGACTCCGGGATATACGGATCTTAATCAGGAAACTGAAAGCTGGTAA
- a CDS encoding cyclically-permuted mutarotase family protein, producing MKILRICIGVLFSTLLGACSLHSQSQNNIRAVSWQSLTRVSPENGHFTKGVSACFGGKVNGYLLVAGGCNFPDIPAAEGGKKVFYDDVYVARIIGDTVQQWKKAGSLLAPTAYGVSFSVPQGVICVGGVTPNGSTSAAYRLEYNSEKDTLILHSLPSLPYKIDNMAGAIIRDTLYIVGGNVDKKPSSRVFALNLGENSAKWHELLPVPDNPRTQPVCVAVKKAGRMCLFVAGGFASATDNRDASLSTDAYCYEPDINRWTKIAEPCNSDGQPISFGGGVAVSLGDSLMLCMGGVNKDIFLDALKREQALKKAVADHDQKTEKLLREKVKAYMNQPPEWYKFNKELLVYSPDKNEWTALGSYEQSARAGATAIYLEDAFYLFGGELKPGIRTPEIWRGKVEQNLPLN from the coding sequence ATGAAGATATTAAGAATATGTATTGGAGTCCTTTTTTCAACTCTGCTCGGAGCATGCTCTCTGCATTCGCAGAGTCAAAATAATATTCGTGCAGTAAGTTGGCAGTCACTGACAAGAGTTTCTCCTGAAAATGGACATTTTACAAAAGGAGTTTCTGCATGTTTTGGGGGAAAAGTGAATGGCTATCTGCTTGTTGCCGGCGGCTGTAACTTTCCCGATATACCGGCTGCAGAAGGAGGGAAGAAAGTTTTTTATGATGATGTATACGTAGCACGTATTATTGGAGATACTGTACAACAATGGAAGAAGGCAGGAAGTCTTCTTGCACCAACTGCTTACGGTGTTTCGTTTTCTGTTCCGCAAGGTGTGATATGCGTGGGTGGTGTTACTCCCAACGGATCTACATCTGCTGCTTATCGATTGGAATATAATTCTGAAAAGGATACACTTATATTGCATTCGCTGCCATCTTTACCTTATAAAATAGATAATATGGCTGGTGCAATAATTAGAGATACTTTATATATAGTTGGAGGAAATGTCGATAAAAAGCCATCTTCTCGTGTTTTTGCATTAAATTTAGGTGAAAATTCTGCAAAATGGCATGAATTACTACCTGTTCCTGATAATCCCAGAACGCAACCTGTGTGTGTAGCTGTGAAGAAAGCAGGAAGAATGTGTTTATTTGTTGCTGGTGGATTTGCTTCTGCTACTGATAATAGAGATGCTTCTCTTAGTACGGATGCATATTGTTACGAACCAGATATTAATCGTTGGACAAAGATTGCAGAACCCTGCAACTCAGATGGTCAGCCTATCTCGTTTGGGGGAGGTGTTGCCGTTTCATTAGGTGACAGTTTGATGCTTTGTATGGGTGGTGTAAACAAAGATATATTTCTCGATGCTTTAAAGCGTGAGCAAGCATTGAAGAAGGCAGTAGCTGATCATGATCAGAAAACAGAAAAACTACTGCGAGAAAAAGTAAAAGCGTATATGAATCAGCCTCCCGAGTGGTATAAATTCAACAAGGAGTTGCTGGTTTATTCGCCCGATAAAAATGAATGGACTGCGTTGGGAAGTTATGAGCAATCTGCACGTGCAGGAGCAACTGCCATATATTTGGAAGATGCTTTTTATCTGTTTGGTGGAGAACTTAAGCCTGGCATTCGGACACCTGAAATATGGAGGGGAAAAGTAGAACAAAACTTACCTCTAAATTGA